A portion of the Lolium rigidum isolate FL_2022 chromosome 1, APGP_CSIRO_Lrig_0.1, whole genome shotgun sequence genome contains these proteins:
- the LOC124684236 gene encoding protein SCO1 homolog 1, mitochondrial-like, producing MRRQALQLLGRALRISAPSAPPLRRPQLAAVGGWRSGAAPAGFFSTDAAAGVSAAAGAAQGGSRPEAAAAASSAAAQGGSKSAEVAAAVAQGSGGGGQDGKSEQDKGKSVRGGPVSWLSFLLLLVTGGGIIVYYDKEKKRQIEELKNKTNSVKPAQTVGTAAIGGPFSLLNHDGKPVTEKDFLGKWTLLYFGFTHCPDICPDELQKMSAALNKIKEKEKLDIVPVFISVDPERDTVEQVHDYVKEFHEDLIGLTGTSEEIRKVARAYRVYYMKTEEEGSDYLVDHSIVMYLMNPKMEFVKFFGKNYDEDTLAQGIIKEIREHKSS from the exons atgagaagGCAGGCGCTCCAGCTGCTCGGCCGCGCGCTGCGCATTTCCGCCCCGAGCGCTCCGCCGCTCCGTCGCCCTCAG CTCGCCGCCGTGGGAGGATGGAGATCCGGGGCAGCGCCGGCGGGGTTTTTCTCGACCGACGCCGCTGCAGGTGTGTCCGCGGCTGCCGGTGCCGCGCAGGGCGGTTCCAGGCCCGAGGCGGCTGCGGCTGCGTCTTCCGCCGCGGCGCAGGGAGGTTCCAAGTCTGCGGAGGTGGCTGCGGCGGTGGCACAGGGGTCCGGTGGCGGCGGGCAGGATGGGAAGTCGGAGCAGGACAAGGGGAAGTCTGTCCGGGGAGGG CCCGTGTCATGGCTGAGCTTTCTTCTGCTTCTCGTGACCGGAGGAGGAATCATAGTCTACTACGACAAGGAAAAGAAGCGTCAAATTGAAG AGTTGAAGAACAAAACAAATTCTGTAAAGCCAGCACAGACAGTAGGAACTGCTGCTATTGGTGGTCCATTCAGTCTTCTAAATCATGATGGGAAACCTGTCACTGAAAAGGACTTCTTGGGTAAATGGACGCTGCTATATTTTGGGTTCACACATTGCCCTGACATTTGTCCAGATGAACTTCAGAAGATGTCTGCTGCTTTGAATAAGATCA AGGAAAAGGAGAAACTAGACATTGTGCCAGTATTCATCTCGGTTGATCCTGAAAGAGACACTGTCGAGCAAGTCCATGATTATGTCAAAG AATTTCATGAAGATCTAATAGGACTAACTGGTACCTCTGAGGAGATAAGGAAGGTTGCTCGTGCTTACCGAGTTTACTATATGAAGACAGAAGAGGAGGGTTCTGACTACCTTGTTGACCATTCCATTGTCAT GTACTTGATGAACCCGAAAATGGAGTTTGTTAAATTCTTTGGGAAGAACTATGATGAGGATACGCTTGCTCAAGGCATCATTAAGGAAATCCGAGAGCACAAGAGCAGCTGA
- the LOC124661850 gene encoding non-specific lipid transfer protein GPI-anchored 9-like has protein sequence MAMRAVVVLLAAAAAVSLFAAGASAQTTEPPSCALKLVACAAYMNGTDAETPPDTCCGPLRDAVQNQRTCLCELYVAPAIFAAYRINVTDALRLPKRCGISEDVTSCPTRISMMWSRQYHREV, from the exons ATGGCGATGCGGGCGGTCGTGgtgctgctggcggcggcggcggccgtgagCCTGTTCGCGGCGGGCGCGTCGGCGCAGACGACGGAGCCGCCGTCGTGCGCGTTGAAGCTGGTGGCGTGCGCGGCGTACATGAACGGGACGGACgcggagacgccgccggacacctGCTGCGGCCCGCTGAGGGACGCCGTGCAGAACCAGCGGACGTGCCTCTGCGAGCTCTACGTGGCGCCGGCGATCTTCGCGGCCTACCGCATCAACGTCACCGACGCGCTCCGCCTCCCCAAGCGCTGCGGCATCAGCGAGGACGTCACCAGCTGCCCCA CAAGAATAAGCATGATGTGGTCTAGGCAGTACCACAGGGAGGTGTGA